In a single window of the Candidatus Caccoplasma merdavium genome:
- a CDS encoding 4'-phosphopantetheinyl transferase superfamily protein, which translates to MPISKVYEPVPGVRVALWHLVEDEATLYALFPPESRCLGDEALTGVAHATRRCERLAARLSLLRLGVAEKVYYTPQGRPEISDETAHISISHTREWVAVALSSRSVGIDIERWSERPLRAATRFLSEDERAWVSATDAPADAATLLWSAKESIYKVMGAEGVDFSRHLRVEPFAYEHTSACRRFEAEESFSGTNGRFALYYGCFPDFVLTLALEGVAE; encoded by the coding sequence ATGCCGATAAGTAAGGTGTATGAACCGGTTCCCGGCGTGCGTGTCGCCTTGTGGCATCTTGTCGAAGATGAGGCGACCCTCTATGCCCTTTTTCCACCCGAATCGAGATGCCTCGGCGACGAGGCGCTGACCGGCGTGGCTCATGCCACGCGCCGCTGCGAACGCTTGGCGGCTCGTCTGTCGCTGTTGCGGCTGGGTGTGGCGGAAAAGGTCTACTATACGCCGCAAGGCAGACCCGAAATTTCCGATGAAACGGCGCATATTTCGATTTCCCATACCCGGGAATGGGTGGCCGTGGCGCTGTCGTCCCGATCGGTAGGCATCGATATAGAACGGTGGAGTGAGAGGCCGTTGCGGGCGGCGACGCGTTTCCTGTCGGAGGACGAGCGCGCCTGGGTTTCTGCGACCGATGCTCCCGCCGATGCCGCTACGTTGTTGTGGTCGGCCAAGGAGTCGATTTATAAAGTGATGGGGGCTGAGGGGGTCGATTTCTCCCGACATTTGCGCGTGGAACCGTTCGCGTATGAGCACACGTCGGCTTGCCGGCGATTTGAGGCCGAAGAATCCTTTTCCGGCACGAACGGCCGTTTTGCACTCTATTATGGCTGTTTCCCCGATTTTGTCCTGACGCTTGCGCTCGAAGGCGTGGCGGAGTAG
- a CDS encoding glycosyltransferase family 2 protein: MKKVAVVILNWNGLNLMKEFLPSVCAHTPADLADVVVADNGSTDGSVDWLKEHHPEVVLLEMKENHGYARGYNLAVKQLTHPYIVLLNSDVEAAPGWLNPLVDFCETRPDVGACQPKLLAYRDKKAFEYAGAAGGFLDKYGYPYCRGRIFFSIENDEGQYDTPAEIFWATGACLFIRREVYLKAGGLDESFFAHMEEIDLCWRVKLLGYKIYTVPQSSMYHLGGATLSATEPRKTYLNFRNNLLMLYKNLPRKEGRRLLIIRRLLDTIALARYIVAGEWQHARAVWLAHIHFRRERKRYREQPLVNLLKETPEGRRNIVVDYFIRRHHTYHA, from the coding sequence ATGAAAAAAGTCGCTGTTGTCATACTTAATTGGAACGGGCTCAACCTGATGAAAGAGTTCCTTCCCTCGGTGTGCGCCCACACGCCGGCCGACCTGGCCGATGTGGTCGTGGCCGACAACGGTTCGACCGACGGCTCGGTCGATTGGCTCAAAGAACATCACCCCGAGGTGGTGTTGCTCGAAATGAAGGAAAATCACGGATACGCCCGAGGATACAACTTGGCCGTCAAACAACTGACCCACCCCTATATCGTCCTGCTCAACTCCGACGTCGAAGCCGCTCCGGGCTGGCTCAACCCGCTCGTCGACTTCTGCGAGACGCGTCCCGATGTCGGAGCCTGCCAGCCCAAACTGCTGGCATACCGCGACAAAAAAGCCTTTGAATACGCCGGAGCCGCCGGCGGATTTCTCGACAAATACGGCTATCCCTACTGTCGGGGACGCATCTTTTTCTCCATCGAAAACGACGAAGGCCAATACGACACGCCCGCCGAGATATTCTGGGCTACCGGCGCCTGCCTCTTTATCCGCCGCGAAGTCTACCTCAAAGCCGGAGGGCTCGACGAGAGTTTCTTTGCCCACATGGAGGAAATCGACCTCTGCTGGCGCGTGAAATTGCTGGGTTATAAAATCTACACCGTGCCGCAAAGCAGCATGTACCATCTCGGCGGAGCCACCCTCTCGGCAACGGAACCGCGAAAGACCTATCTCAACTTCCGCAACAACCTGCTCATGCTCTACAAAAACCTGCCGCGCAAAGAGGGGCGGCGGCTGCTCATCATACGCCGGCTGCTCGACACCATTGCACTGGCCCGCTACATCGTGGCCGGAGAATGGCAGCACGCCCGCGCCGTGTGGCTGGCGCATATCCACTTCCGCAGAGAGCGCAAGCGATACCGGGAACAACCCCTCGTCAACCTCCTCAAAGAGACGCCCGAGGGTCGGCGCAACATCGTCGTCGACTACTTTATCCGCCGCCACCACACCTACCACGCCTGA
- a CDS encoding lysophospholipid acyltransferase family protein: MKKETLQNILLAPLGLTLHAVAYLPLRVLFLFSDLLYLLVYHIVRYRRHVVRRNLRNAFPQESESYRRHIERRFYRHFCDYFFETIKLLHISDKQMRRRMQFVDSELLESELNSGRSVIMMLGHYGNWEYISSISLWIDTPNARLGQIYRPLKNKWFDRLFLKIRSRFGLTCIPKANTLRDLLTVRASGKQSGTGFIADQTPSPANIHHWITFLNQDTPVLTGGETIAKKLDMAVMYFDVEKIKRGYYRATIRKIELDPRSCPDFEITDRYMALMEETIRRAPEYWLWTHNRWKHRRL, translated from the coding sequence ATGAAAAAAGAGACCCTGCAAAACATTCTCCTCGCGCCCCTCGGACTCACCCTCCACGCCGTGGCGTATCTGCCGTTGCGGGTACTCTTCCTTTTCTCCGACCTGCTCTACCTGCTGGTATACCACATCGTGCGATACCGTCGCCACGTCGTGCGCCGCAACCTCAGGAACGCCTTCCCGCAAGAGAGCGAGTCATACCGCCGTCACATCGAGCGACGATTTTACCGGCATTTCTGCGACTACTTTTTCGAGACCATCAAGCTGCTGCACATCTCCGACAAGCAGATGCGCCGCCGCATGCAGTTTGTCGACTCGGAGTTGCTCGAATCGGAACTCAACAGCGGACGGTCGGTCATCATGATGCTGGGCCACTACGGCAACTGGGAATACATCTCCTCCATCTCGCTATGGATAGACACGCCCAACGCCCGCCTGGGACAGATCTACCGGCCGCTGAAAAACAAATGGTTCGACCGTCTGTTCCTGAAAATCCGCTCCCGTTTCGGGCTTACCTGCATACCCAAGGCCAACACCTTGCGCGACCTTCTCACGGTAAGAGCCTCGGGAAAACAATCGGGAACCGGATTCATCGCCGACCAGACCCCGTCGCCGGCCAATATCCATCACTGGATAACCTTTCTCAACCAAGACACCCCCGTACTCACCGGCGGAGAGACCATCGCCAAGAAACTCGACATGGCCGTCATGTATTTCGACGTAGAAAAGATAAAACGGGGCTACTACCGCGCCACGATAAGAAAAATCGAACTCGACCCGCGTTCCTGCCCCGATTTCGAAATCACCGACCGCTACATGGCCCTCATGGAAGAGACCATACGGCGGGCTCCCGAATATTGGTTGTGGACCCATAACCGATGGAAACACCGTCGCCTATAA
- the mtaB gene encoding tRNA (N(6)-L-threonylcarbamoyladenosine(37)-C(2))-methylthiotransferase MtaB yields the protein MIDSQTFGPQTAAYYTLGCKLNFAETSTIGRTLEAKGIRRARNGEKADLCIINTCSVTELADKKCRQAIRRIARQHPGAHIIVTGCYAQLKPDEIVRIPGVDMVLGAGEKGEIARYIDRLQNPDEAHRIFTTPSPEINTFAPSCSRGDRTRYFLKVQDGCDYFCSYCTIPFARGRSRNGRIADLVEQARGVAREGGHEIVLTGVNIGDFGKTTGETFFELVKELEKVEGIDRYRISSIEPNLLTDEIIDFVAASKHFAPHFHIPLQSGSDEVLHLMRRRYDTGLFARRIEHIKRVMPDAFIGVDLIVGMRGETDERFEESARFVDSLDISQLHVFTYSERPGTQALKIEPIVPQETRHDRCRRILEISERKLHDFYASQRGKVRPVLFEHPAKNAPMHGFTDNYVRIELPYDKALVNTVRNVKLGDFIEKNDIPALHAQLL from the coding sequence ATGATAGACAGTCAAACGTTCGGGCCTCAGACCGCCGCCTACTACACGTTGGGGTGCAAACTCAATTTTGCCGAGACCTCGACCATAGGACGCACGCTCGAAGCGAAAGGCATACGCCGTGCCCGCAACGGCGAAAAGGCCGACCTTTGCATCATCAACACCTGCTCGGTGACCGAGCTGGCCGACAAGAAATGCCGGCAAGCCATTCGCCGCATCGCCCGCCAACACCCCGGCGCGCACATCATCGTCACCGGCTGCTATGCCCAGTTGAAACCCGATGAAATAGTCCGCATTCCGGGCGTCGACATGGTACTTGGCGCCGGAGAAAAAGGCGAGATAGCCCGCTATATCGACCGGCTGCAAAACCCCGACGAGGCTCACCGGATATTCACCACCCCCAGTCCCGAAATCAATACCTTCGCCCCGTCGTGCTCCCGGGGCGACCGCACCCGCTATTTCCTCAAAGTGCAAGACGGCTGCGACTATTTCTGCTCCTATTGCACGATACCGTTTGCCCGTGGGCGCAGCCGCAACGGCCGCATCGCCGACCTCGTGGAGCAGGCACGCGGCGTGGCACGCGAGGGAGGGCACGAGATTGTCCTGACGGGCGTGAACATCGGCGACTTCGGCAAGACGACGGGGGAGACCTTTTTTGAGCTCGTGAAGGAACTCGAAAAGGTCGAAGGCATCGACCGCTACCGCATCTCCTCGATAGAGCCCAACCTGCTGACCGACGAAATCATCGACTTCGTCGCCGCATCGAAACATTTCGCGCCCCACTTCCACATACCCCTGCAATCGGGCAGCGATGAAGTGCTGCACCTCATGCGCCGCCGCTACGACACCGGGCTCTTCGCCCGACGCATCGAGCACATCAAGCGGGTAATGCCCGACGCCTTCATCGGCGTAGACCTCATCGTGGGCATGCGCGGCGAGACCGACGAACGCTTCGAAGAGTCGGCCCGCTTTGTCGACAGCCTCGACATCTCGCAACTGCACGTTTTCACCTACTCCGAACGGCCGGGAACCCAAGCCCTGAAAATCGAGCCCATTGTCCCGCAGGAAACACGCCACGACCGTTGCCGACGGATTCTCGAAATATCGGAGCGGAAACTGCACGACTTCTACGCCTCACAGCGGGGAAAGGTACGCCCCGTGCTCTTTGAGCACCCGGCCAAGAACGCCCCCATGCACGGGTTCACCGACAACTATGTGCGCATAGAACTCCCCTACGACAAGGCACTCGTCAATACGGTACGCAACGTCAAATTGGGCGATTTCATCGAAAAAAACGACATTCCCGCCCTACACGCTCAACTCTTGTAA
- a CDS encoding glycoside hydrolase family 43 protein: MLAAAASLTYAPAQEKSDHAPLNTPARYLFPDDYMADPSAHVFEGKVYIYPSHDWESGVTDPTDGNHFNMRDYHVFSTKDPEKGKVTDHGVVLSLEEIPWAGRQLWACDVAEKDGKYYMYFPAKDQNDIFRLGVATSDKPYGPFKPQPHPMRGSYSIDPAVLEDNGNYYIYFGGLQGGQLQRYRDNKAIECGTIPGDDEEALPARVARLSDDMLEFAEAPRPVVILDAEGNPLKNGDPHRFFEAAWVHKYNGKYYFSYSTGTTHMLCYAIGDNPYGPFTYAGVILTPVMGWTTHHSICPYKGKWYLFFHDSTPSGGHSHLRSMKVCELQYNPNGTIRTISGETR, encoded by the coding sequence CGGCGCAAGAAAAAAGCGACCATGCACCGCTCAACACCCCGGCACGTTACCTCTTCCCCGACGACTACATGGCCGACCCGTCGGCTCACGTCTTCGAGGGCAAGGTCTATATCTACCCCTCGCACGACTGGGAGTCGGGCGTTACCGACCCCACCGACGGCAACCACTTCAACATGCGCGACTACCATGTATTCTCCACCAAAGACCCCGAGAAGGGCAAGGTAACCGACCACGGCGTCGTGCTTTCGCTCGAAGAGATTCCCTGGGCCGGCCGGCAACTTTGGGCGTGCGACGTGGCCGAGAAAGACGGCAAATACTACATGTACTTTCCCGCCAAAGACCAGAACGACATCTTCCGCCTCGGCGTAGCCACCAGCGACAAGCCCTACGGGCCCTTCAAGCCGCAGCCCCACCCCATGCGCGGCAGTTACAGCATCGACCCGGCCGTGCTTGAAGACAACGGCAACTACTACATCTACTTCGGCGGGCTGCAAGGCGGCCAACTGCAACGATACCGCGACAACAAGGCCATCGAGTGCGGCACCATACCGGGCGACGACGAAGAGGCACTGCCCGCCCGCGTGGCTCGCCTCAGCGACGACATGCTCGAATTTGCCGAAGCACCCCGCCCCGTCGTGATTCTCGACGCCGAAGGCAATCCCTTGAAAAACGGCGACCCGCACCGTTTCTTCGAAGCGGCCTGGGTGCACAAGTACAACGGGAAGTACTATTTCTCCTACTCCACCGGGACGACCCACATGCTCTGCTACGCCATCGGCGACAACCCCTACGGGCCGTTTACCTACGCCGGGGTCATTCTCACCCCCGTCATGGGCTGGACCACCCACCACTCGATATGCCCGTACAAGGGCAAATGGTACCTTTTCTTCCACGACAGCACCCCCTCGGGCGGCCACTCCCACCTGCGCAGCATGAAGGTGTGCGAGTTGCAATACAACCCCAACGGCACCATACGCACCATCTCGGGAGAAACGCGATAA